The window AAACTGAGGAAGCGGCGCGCGATCTCTGCCGTCTCCATTGATGCCCTCCTGCTGCTCGGCTCCGCCGCCCTGGGCGACGTGGCTGTCCCTGCCGGGACCGTGGTCACGCGTGGTCGGTAGGCGCCCATCGTAGAGGGAACCGTGATGCCAGCGCGCGTGGTTTGCGGGTGGCCGCCGGGGCCGTCCTGGTCAGGACAACGGCGGCGGCCTGGTTGTTCCCAGGCTATCGCCGCCGACCACCGCCGGGCCCCGTCGTCCACAGGCCCTCGGGAACGCGGCGGCGGCCCCGCGGGAGCGGGTCGCGGCGGACCCGCCGCCGGGGCTGGCCGTGGCCGCGGGAGAGCGCCGGGCCGCCGCGGGAGACGGAGGGAGGAGGGGTTCGCGTTTCGGCTTTTCCGTAACCCGGGACCGTCCGGAGGCCGGACCCCGCGAGGAGCCCCCGGCAGGACGCGTGAACCGGTGCCGCGCACGGCGAGGGGGACCGCGATCCCTCGCGGTCCCCCTGTGACCCGGACGGGCCGGCCCGCCTCAGTAGGCGGCGGAGGCGGGCCGGGTGTAGTAGGCGCGCGTGGCCTCCAGCAGCATGAGCACGATCATGAGGACGGCGAAGGCCAGCGGGACGACCGATCCCACGGCGCCGGTGACCGCGTTGAACACCAGGGAGAGCGCCGCCAGCCCCTGGAAGACCACGACCGACCACAGGACGCCCGCGCTGCGGCGGCCCATCAGCACGGCGAGGAGGGTGGACAGGACCCCGTAGACGAACGGGACGGCGCCGACGAGCGCGAAGAGCAGCCCCGCCTCGGTGGAGGAGACGGGAAAGCCCGCTCCCTCCTGCACGCCCTGCAGGAATTCCTCGCTGAACCGGCCGTCACCGGAGGCCATCGCGGCGGCCAGCCACAGCAGCCCGCCGAGCAGCAGGCCGCAGGCACCGCCGATGAACATCAGCACCCGCACGGCGACGGCCGCGCCGGGCACCCCGGAGGACCTCTCCGACACGAGGACGACCGGGAGCTGCGGATAGTTACCGTACGGCTGCGGATCCTCCGGCCGCTAGCCCTCGGGGTAGAGGGCTGCGTTCGTTCGGATTGTTCGAGGGTTGTGACGGGTACATGGAGCGGACTCCGTATCACCTGGACAGCGTTCCTACGAACACCCCTACCCAGGCACCGCGAAAAGCACCGTGGCGCAGTGGAGCCGTGACGCGAAGCACCGTGATCCTCTCAGGACGGTTCCGGAGGCTTTCCCCCAGCCTCCGGCGGTGCCGCCTGATCACTCCTCCCGCTCTCTCACCGCCTCGCACAGGCGCCTGCGTCAGCCAGGCACGCGGAGCACCGTCAGGATGATGACGCCACCCTCTCCCCCGAGCCAGTGACCACTGCGTGAGTGGGAGCATCACAGATCCCATTCCCGAGCCAGCGTCTCGACCAGCCGTTCCTGACGCTCTTGGATCACCTCAGGGGTCCACTCGGAGTGGGTGAGCACCTGGCTGGTGAGTGCGAAAGTCACCACTCCGCCCTTCCCCATGAAGTACTTCTCCTTCTTCCTGAGGAAGCCGTAGTTCTGTGCCTGTGAGTTCTTCCTCCGGTTGAGTAGAACAAGATTACCGACGCGGTGAGTCCAGTAGTCGCGCTGTTCCTGGTTGAAGGAGGACGTCCATCCCGGGGCCGGATTCTGTGGAAGGACGTGCTCAACCGTGATGGTCTCGTACTCGTAGACGACCCCGGACTCGTCCGCGAGGATCTCATCGAGGCGGAGCAGGACGCAGCGACGGACTTTGGTGGACAGATAGAGTTCACCGTCGAGTTCGGCCCGGGTCGCGCGCTTCTCCTCTTCACTGAGTTCGAAGGAACGCGCGTCCAAGCCCTTACCAGAGTTGAGCTCACGTACGAGTTCGACGTAGCGCTGTATCCGGGGTGTCCGATAGACCCGGCGGATGAACATACTGGCAGCCAGCCGCTCCAGGCGGCGGAAGAACTGGTCGAGCCAGTCGGGGTCGTGGCGGTGGTGACGCACCGCCCAGAGCGCGGCCGGCCGCCAGTCGCTGTTGTCGAGCTGCTCCAAGCGCTTGAACCAGGCACTGACCTTGTCCGCCCCGGCTGGGAAGGAGTGGCTCTGATCGCGGATCTGAGCGTAGGCGTCGGTGTAGGGAATCAGGACGTCATCGATGAACTCCGCGCCGTTGCCCGGCAGATAGCGCGAGAGGACCTGTTTGGGAAACTCCAGCAACAGCTCCCGCCGAGCACGTTCACCCGAGAAGATCAGCCTCAAATGGAGGAAGGTATCGGCGAAGTCGTCGCGTCCCAGCGACTCCTCGGCGTCCTCCCACTTGGCCGCGTACATGCTGCTGAGCTTCGGATCCAGGTCACCGATGATCCTCGCTTTGAAGATGTCGGCCGGGGACAGGTCGAGTCCTCGGGCGTTCATGACGCTGAAGATACGGTGTGCGCTGTTCAGGTCTGGAGTGCTGACCACGACGAGGTAGGTTCGCGCGCTGAGCATTCCGGCGAGTTCCAACCGACGCTCGTCGGACCACCCCTCAAGCGCACGGGACAGAACCTTCGCGTTGGTCTGTACCGCCTCCTGAGCACTGGTCTTCAGAGCCGTACGGGGAAGGCCAAGCAGACCGGGAACGGAACCAGTCGTCTGCACGTGCTCGCGGAAGAACTCCACGTCCTTCGGCCGTAGCGCCAACCGGGGTTTGGGGTCCAGCTTGAGCATCTTACTGCCCGGCTCCACCACCATCTTCTCCAGCTCGGTACGCAGCTCCGCGTCCTTGGTCTGGTCACGCAGGATCGCGAACAGGATGGTGAGGGTCGTCAGGCGCTGCTGGCCGTCGATGACCTCGGCAATGGCCGATTCCTTGCTCTTGACCAGCACAGCCGATCCGAGGAAGTAGGGCTCTTCCCTGTCGCGTTCCAGAGCTTCCTTGAGGTCGTCGAGAAGCTGGAGGGCGTCCTCGGCCTCCCAGGCGTAGGGGCGCTGGTAGTCGGGGATGCGAAAGTCGTAGTCGCTGGAGAAGACCTTGTGCAGGGGGACCTCGTGGGCTTCGAGCTGTTGCATGTTCCGATCATGACCCAGCCCAGTGACTTTCCTGTCGCAAACGGGAGATTCCCCGCGTCCACACACAAGCGGCACCGCGGGCCATCTGACGGACTGCCGGTATATGACGATGGCGGGTGAGGGGCCGCCTGAACCGGATCTGGCTACGGCCGGTCAGCGACCGGGGCCCTCGACTTGACGACGGCTGTCAGCGCCGACCACTCCTCACACGACACTGCCCGGGACGTCTTCGAGTTGGCCCTCCAGTCGTCCCGGGCAGTGCACCAGGAGAAGGGAACACCGTATGTCCGATGTCCACGCACTCTGTGTCCCGATTGTCCACCACGCGTGGACGGACGTCGACACCTCCATCGACGCCGAAACCCCCGAACTGCGCTCCGATGACCAGTTCGAGCGCCACATCGAGACCATGACCGAGCTGCTCACCACTACCGGGTTCACCGTCTCCGCCCCCGATAACTCTGACCCGGCCCAACTGGAGATCTCCAACACGAACACGGGTTACACCATCTCCCTCGACCTGTGCGAGGACCGAGGCGCACAGTGGAGCCTCACCGCCGACGACGAGATCGATCCCGGCACCCCCGCCGTGCTGCTCACCACGGTCATCGCCCGGGTTCTCCAAGCAGGTGCCCTGGACACCGGGTGAGTCCTCTCTCCGGTGGCGGTCGACGGCCGCCACCGGCCACCAGCCCCTCCAAGCAACCTTTCGAAGGGTTTCAATACTACTGATAACCCCTCTTATCGGATCATCAGATTGCGGAGGCATCCCTTCGGGTCTACGGTCCAGATATCCCCAAGAATCCCTTGCTCCCGAGAGGAGGTGAAGGTGGGCTCCCCCCTATTGGTGACGCTCTCCGAGATCGCCGAGTACGCCCAGGTGCGCCGACCCAGCGTGAGCAACTGGCGTCGACGCCATACCGACTTTCCTCGTCCTGTGAGCGCTTCCTCGAACGTACCGCTGTTCGACTCCGACGAGGTAGCCGCATGGCTGGACCGGCGTCCAGTCCACAAGGCCGCTTCTCCTGTGCACACAACCGAAGACGAGGAGAACTCCCCGGCGACCTATGGCGAGGTGTATCGGACGGGCATCCTACTCTCCGCGGTCACCTCGCACCGTGAACTACCTCCCGAAGAGCTCCTGATCGCGGCCCTCCGCGTTGTCTGCGCCTACCGTTCCGCATCCGAGGCGACTCCGGTCACCGTTCAGGAATTCCCACCCGATCCAGATCTGCACGCCTCGGTCCATGCCCTGGTGGATGTACTCGGGCGAGCGGCGGCCACAGAGCGCCTCATGGACCTGGCCTCACGGTTGGAGCTCTCCTGGGCACCCGAGCAGGCACCCCCGGCCGTGTGCACGCTCGTCAGCAGGCTCCACCAAGTCCTCGCCGACGGAGCGGGGGACGCCTCCATCGTTGATCTGTCCGCCGGAGCGGGTGCCGGGCTCCTGGCGTTACTCAGCACTGGAGCACCGCGTTCGGCCACCGCGGTGGTGAACGAGGTATCGCTCGGCGAAATCCTCTCCCTCCGTCTCCGAGCCCATGGAATACCGGCCGTGGATATTCAGGTCAGCGCACCGATCACCCACGACTCCGACGTGGTGCTCGCCTATCCGCCCTTCGTTCCCGGTGAGCGGGCCGACCACGCTGACCACCCACTCCTGTGGGCGGAACAGGCCGTGAGCATGCTTCAGACCGACGGACTCGCTTACGTCGTCGTCCCTGACTGGACACTCACTCACACAGGACGGGGCAGCTCCACTCCTCCTGTGGCCGCCTCCCGGGAACGGCTGCTCCGCAACCGGTGTATCCGAGCGGTGGTCCAACTGCCCCGCCGTATCCACCCCAGCCGCCCCGGCGCGGAGCTGGTGCTCCTGGTCCTGACCCCGCGAGGCGAGGGGGGCAGCACCGTGACGCTGTGCGACGCCGATCGAATCGCGCGAACGCAGGGACGCCATACGTCCGCGAGGACCAACGGTCAGGGGTGGATTGCCCCATGGGCGGAGGAAACCGTACTCTCGATCGCCGAAGCCCACCGACGCCCAGGCTCCGAGGTATGCCGTTCCTTCACACCAGCCGACCTCATGGATCGCCACCGTGTCCTCCCACTGCTCCCTTCCCAGCGGCTCACACCCTCCTCCCAACCACAGGAACACATCACTGAGGCCGGAGAAAGCCGACGGGACGCGACTGTTGCCCTCGCGGGGACATCAGGGCCGACGCTGGACTGGCTCAACCGGCTCAGGACTCCGCCCCGGCGAACTCCGACGCGGTACGAGCGGCTGGGTTCCCTACTCACCGGTGGGCAGCTACGTCTGGTCCAAGGCCACCGGATCAGGACGGACGACCTCGGTGACGAGGGCCAGACCGTCTATGGGCGTGAGGAGATGCTCGGTGAGATCCCGGTCGGGCAGCGCCGGATCAGCCCGCTCGTCCTCGCCGAGTACCCGTCCGCGCTGGTCACGGAGCCCGGAGATGTGATCCTACTCTTCGACGAACGGCTGCGCACCGTCGTCGACCAGGCAGGGGGGAGCGTCCTGTTGTTCCCCGTACAAGCCTTGCGGATCAGGGCCTACGGAGACCTGCGCAAACCCATGTCGATGGAACTCGGGCGAGCGTCCTCGGTGCGGATTTGGCCCCACCAACTGGCGGCCGTGCTCTCCGCCGGGCGCAACGCCCGGCGCGGTCGTGGCTCCCTCGTGCGCAGAGCCGACCTCGAAGGCGTGGAGATCCCCGTTATGTCACCGACGGAGGCCAAGCTCTTCGATGACGCCATGCGTGAGCACGCGGCCGAGGTCGAGCGCCTCCGCCGCCAGCTCACAGCAATGGAGGACCTCGGCGCCGTGCTGGCCTCCGGAGTCGCGGACGGTGCCCTGTCCGTCCAGCTCCACCCCCGTGCGCGTCGACCCGACTCGACCAACGTGCCTTTCGAGGGCACCGCCTCAGACTTCGACGACGACCACTAGAAGGAGCGACATCCCGTGGCGACCACGAAGGCGGCCAAGAAGCCGACCAGAACCGGGTCCAAGGACTTGAAGGACACGCTGTGGAAAGCGGCGGACAAACTGCGCGGCAGCATGGACGCGGCCGAGTACAAGCACTTCGTGCTCGGGCTCATCTTCCTGAAGTACGTGTCCGACGCGTTCGCCGAGCGCCGGGTACACATCGAGAAGGAGCTTCGCGAGGAGGGCGGGTACTCCGAGACGGACATCGCCGAGACCCTGGAGGACCGGGAGGAGTACATCGGCTACGGCGTCTTCTGGGTGCCGCAGGCCGCGCGCTGGGAGGCGATCGCCGAGCGCGCCAAGACCGGTGCGGGCGAGGACGGTGTCGGCAAGCTCCTCGACGACGCCATGAAGGCCGTCGCCAACACCAACCCCAGTCTGCGCAACTCATTGCCGCAAGGGCTGTTCAACGCGCGGGGGGTGGACGAGCGGCGTCTGGGCGAACTGGTCGACCTCATCAACCGGATCGGGTTCGGAGACCAGCTGGACCCCGACGGCAACCGCCGCAGCGCCCGGGATGTCCTGGGTGAGGTGTACGAGTACTGCCTGGGCAAGTTCGCCCTGGCGGAGGGCCGTCGGGGCGGCGAATACTACACACCCGCGTGTGTGGTCGAGCTGATCGTCGCGATGCTCGAACCCCAGAAGGGCGAGCGTGTCTATGACCCGGCGTGCGGCTCGGGCGGGATGTTCGTCCAGGCGGAGAAGTTCGTCGAGAGCCACGGCGGCAACGCTCGGGACATCGCCGTGTACGGTCAGGAGCTCAACCAGAACACCTGGCGGCTGGCCAAGATGAACCTCGCCATCCACGGGATCAGTGCCGATCTCGGCACCAAGTGGGACGACACCTTCCACAACGACCACCACCCCGACCTGCGAGCGCACGTGGTGATGGCCAATCCGCCGTTCAACATCTCCGACTGGGGCGGTGACCGGCTGGTCATGGACCCGCGTTGGCAATGGGGCGTGCCTCCGGTGGGCAACGCCAATTACGCCTGGCTCCAGCACATGGCCTACAAGCTGGCGCCGAAGGCGGGACGGGCGGGCATCGTGCTGGCCAACGGGTCGATGAGCAGTAAGCAGTCCGGCGAGGGCGACATCCGCCGAGCCATGGTTGAGGACGGACTCGTCGCCTGCATGGTGGCACTGCCCGGACAGCTGTTCCGGTCCACACAGATTCCCGCGTGTGTGTGGATCCTGGCCAAGGACAGGGGCGCGAAAGGTGGTCGGGGCTCGATTGACCGGACCGGCCAGGTGCTGTTCATCGACGCGCGCGAACTCGGTGAGATGGTCA is drawn from Nocardiopsis dassonvillei subsp. dassonvillei DSM 43111 and contains these coding sequences:
- a CDS encoding class I SAM-dependent DNA methyltransferase, which encodes MATTKAAKKPTRTGSKDLKDTLWKAADKLRGSMDAAEYKHFVLGLIFLKYVSDAFAERRVHIEKELREEGGYSETDIAETLEDREEYIGYGVFWVPQAARWEAIAERAKTGAGEDGVGKLLDDAMKAVANTNPSLRNSLPQGLFNARGVDERRLGELVDLINRIGFGDQLDPDGNRRSARDVLGEVYEYCLGKFALAEGRRGGEYYTPACVVELIVAMLEPQKGERVYDPACGSGGMFVQAEKFVESHGGNARDIAVYGQELNQNTWRLAKMNLAIHGISADLGTKWDDTFHNDHHPDLRAHVVMANPPFNISDWGGDRLVMDPRWQWGVPPVGNANYAWLQHMAYKLAPKAGRAGIVLANGSMSSKQSGEGDIRRAMVEDGLVACMVALPGQLFRSTQIPACVWILAKDRGAKGGRGSIDRTGQVLFIDARELGEMVTRTEKQLTEDEIKQISNTFHAWLGTSSAKRNGLTYEDIGGFCKSVSLDEIREHDFILTPGRYVGAAEVEEDPDAEPLDEKVARLQKELFEHFDASARLEAVVREQLGRVDA
- a CDS encoding DUF262 domain-containing protein; amino-acid sequence: MQQLEAHEVPLHKVFSSDYDFRIPDYQRPYAWEAEDALQLLDDLKEALERDREEPYFLGSAVLVKSKESAIAEVIDGQQRLTTLTILFAILRDQTKDAELRTELEKMVVEPGSKMLKLDPKPRLALRPKDVEFFREHVQTTGSVPGLLGLPRTALKTSAQEAVQTNAKVLSRALEGWSDERRLELAGMLSARTYLVVVSTPDLNSAHRIFSVMNARGLDLSPADIFKARIIGDLDPKLSSMYAAKWEDAEESLGRDDFADTFLHLRLIFSGERARRELLLEFPKQVLSRYLPGNGAEFIDDVLIPYTDAYAQIRDQSHSFPAGADKVSAWFKRLEQLDNSDWRPAALWAVRHHRHDPDWLDQFFRRLERLAASMFIRRVYRTPRIQRYVELVRELNSGKGLDARSFELSEEEKRATRAELDGELYLSTKVRRCVLLRLDEILADESGVVYEYETITVEHVLPQNPAPGWTSSFNQEQRDYWTHRVGNLVLLNRRKNSQAQNYGFLRKKEKYFMGKGGVVTFALTSQVLTHSEWTPEVIQERQERLVETLAREWDL